Below is a window of Paenibacillus bovis DNA.
AGGTAATGCCCACCTGCTTCAGCATACCGGTTACTGTACCGGCAATACCGATATCGACCAGCGGTTGGTCTGTAACGATCAATGCCTTTTGATAGTGAAGCTTGCGAATTTCCTCGCCGGCATCCTGCAGGGAACCGGCGCCCATCAGACTCATACCGGGCATCATAAATTTTGCTTTACCTGCCATTCGGATCTACCTCGCTTGTTGGATGTTAGAAGCAATTGAGTTATACTTACTTTATTAAGTGTAGTCCGAGAACGGATACAAAAATATCGATTGCTGCCGTAAAATATACGTATTTTCAAAGAGGGAGAATCTATGGAACAGGCACTGCATGGCTTTGACCGTTATGATGAACTTCAGTATGGATATCAGACGGATTTGCTGCGTATTTTGTACTATGATCTGCCGGAAAATTATAACGAAAACTATGCCGCTTATGAGTCGCCCAAGCTGTGTACCGTGCTGGAAGGGCAAAAAAATGTACGTACCCATACGACAGAAGATTTTTTTACCCATGACCGGAGCGAAATGCTGCTGCTGCCGGCGCATTCGCATATCGAAATTCAGATTCCGGTACCGACGCGTGCGCTGGTATTTGAGCTGAGTGACCAGCTGATTGCCCGGCTGCATCCTGTCGTAGAGGAAGAGCTGGGTACGTCTATTACGATCGATAATCGTACAATGCTGCGCTGCGCAGTGAATCATCAGAGCCGTGATCTCCAGCATACGATTCAGCGGATTCGGCGCCATCTCCGTCTGCATGATGAGAATCGGCGCTTTTTGATCGATCTGGCTGCCCAGGAGTTGACCTACCATCTGCTTCATATACAGGGAGCGGAGCAGGTACTGCAACTGGATCGCAGTGATCCGGTGCATCAGGCTATCCGCGATATCCATGACCATATCGACACGATCCATCATATTCGAGATCTGGCGAGTCACTACCGGATGTCGCATACGAATTTTACCAGCCGGTTCAAAAAACTGACCGGACTGACACCCAGAGAATATATTACCAACCGCAAGCTGGAAGAAGCCTGCCGGTTGCTCCGGCATCATACGGTGACCGAGGTCGCGATGAGCCTGCAGTATGATAATATTTCTCACTTTATCGGATTGTTTCGCAAAAAATACGGCATCACCCCTAAGCAGTATCAACTGGGTCTGCATCTGTCAGCAGAACTGCAGCACTAAAAGCTGAACCCAAGATACGAAGCAGTGTATAGGCGGCCAGTGAATAAAGCGTAGTACATATATTGAATGTATTCTGGAGATACAACAGCGATCAGACAGTGATTAGCGTGAATATACAGGGTACAAAGCATACAAAAAAACCGACTCCTTTTACCGGGTCGGTTTTGTCATATATGGATAGGTCTGTACAGCAGGCAGCAGTTCACTAGCGACTGCGGGAAGCAACAGAGCACTTTTTCAGATATTCCAGCTTGCGGATAATTTCTTTTTGCCATTTGTGGTCACCCACATGAACAGCCAGATTGAGAAGATCGAGATAATCGTCGATTTGTAGTGAAGTTTTTTGTGTCATTGCGTTCATCCAGATTCCGTCTCCTTTGAAGCCGCAGGGATAGCAGCGCTTATATAATGAGGCACGTCGTGTACATTGCAGTAATAAGATTTCCTTATTCAGGAATTATCAGTGAATTATCAACCGATCAGGAATGATAATCATTATCACATCTACAATCTCATTGTAAGCATTCAACAGGTGAATTGCAAACCATTTATCTAAATTTTTTTGGAAAATATTCAACTGTTCACAGGTTATACACGGTTCAGTCATGGGATAATACAACAGTAGATATAGCAGGATATACTGGAATGACCAAATCAGCCTGTCGATTTATGTATATGATGAAGCTGGATAAAGGAGAATGATATGTCTTACCGATGGATGAAGTGGACAATCTTGTTTTTACCGACTGTTACTATTGGGTTATGGGAGTATGTAAGGCATCAGCTGCTGATGCCTTATCTGTCCATGGAAGCAGGCAATTGGCTGTCGCCGGTCATTGTATATATTGTCAGTGTGACTCTGCTGCGCCGGATGTTTACGATGATGGAGCATACGCAGTCTGCGCTGGACCAGGAACGAATGGCCAAAGGCAAGCTGCAGGAAAGACAGCTGCTGGCTGGAGAGCTGCATGACGGAGTAGCCCAGTCATTATTCCTGCTCGGCGTCAAGCTGGATCAGGCGCGCCGCCGATTCGATGATCCGGAAGTACAGAAGATGCTGAACGATATCAGCCGTACGGTCAGTGAAGCCAATCATGATGTACGGCAATCGATCGCCAATCTCAAATATTCGCCGCGTCAGGAAGATATCGGTGCGACTTCGCTGGAATACCGGATTGGCGAGATGATTCCGCTGGCAGGAGTCAAAGCCGAACTGGATTGGCAGTTGGACGAGGGACTGCTGCGTCCGGACGAGCAGGCTGAGCTGCTCGCCTGCATTCGCGAAGCACTGCTGAATATTCACAAGCATGCCGGCGCGCGGCATGTGACGATTTCCGGCAGCGAGCAGGATGGGGAGTGGCAGGTGACTGTACAGGATGATGGGAAAGGTTATGACGAGCGTGCTTTGAACGATCCGGGTACATTCGGACTGCGCATTACAGCGGAGCGGGCGGAGCTGAGAGGATGGACCTTTGCGCTTCGGCGGGAAGAAGGATGGACCCGGTTTATACTGACAGGAGGAAGCAGACATGGATAGAGTACGTGTACTGATCGTAGACGATCATGCCCATGCGCGGGAAGCTACCCGTGTTATTTTATCGGAAGAGCCGATGTTTGAAGTGATTGGCACAGCAGCCAGCGGACAGGAAGCGCTGGAATTCACAGAGAAATGGATGCCGGATCTGATTCTGATGGATATTTCCATGAAAGGAATGGATGGACTGGAGACAACGCGGCTGATCAAGCTGAGATTTCCGTATGTAAAAATTATTATGATGACTGTATCGGATGATGCAGCTCATCTGTTCGAAGCGATCAAGCAGGGGGCACAGGGGTATCTGCTCAAAAGTCTGCCGCCTTCGACCTGGCTGGAATACCTGCGCAGCGTGGCTTCCGACCGGGAAGGCATGAGCCAGGAAATAGCACACCGGATTTTGCAGGAGTTTCCCTTTGGCAAAGCGCAGAGCGATCCGGCTGCAGACACGCTGACCCGGCGGGAACGCGAGATTCTGCAGTGGGTATCTTCCGGCATGACCAATCGGGAGATTGCGACCGAGCTGGTCATCTCCGAGCAGACCGTCAAAAACCATCTCAAAAATATTTTGCAAAAACTGCAATTGGAAAACCGTGTGCAGCTGACCAGGTATGCGCTGGAACAGGGATTGGCTTCGGATCAGCGCCCACGTCCATAATTCATTCAAATTTGAACCGGTGAATAACGTTTATATAGCCCTATGTAGTCATTTTCCCCCGAAGGATGTTCCGTTATGATGAGAAAGGTGCAATGGACTTGGGGTCCCATGCCCGTTCGGAAAGCAGGTGAAGGATTGAGTAACAGAAGTATACGATCCAATGAACTACAGAACATGCCGTCAGCCGGACACGTACCATCGGCTGTTGGTCATTATCACTGCAAGGAAAGCGTTTCCCGGCCTGAGGCTGCATTATCCAATAAGCCTACCGGCCAAAAAGGCAAAGCGATGCTGCATAGTCTGCTTGCGCTACTGGTACTCTTGATGTGCGTAGTGTTCCCGCAGCAAAGTATGGCGCATTCGGCGGTTGTGGAATCCTCACCGTCACAAAATGAGGTGCTGGAGCAATCACCACAGCAGATCAAGATTCGTTTTAATGAAGATATTCAGCGCGCTTATTACAGCATCAAATTGATGGACTCGTCCGGCAAGGTTATCCAGCCGATCGAGGCGCAGATTGACGAAAAGGACGGCACCGTACTCAAAGCCAATGTACCGATGAAGCTGGCCGGAGACATTTACAATATTTCCTGGAAAGCCGTCTCTGGTGACGGACATCCGGTACAAGGCGGAATCGTGTTCCAGGTCGGTGATGGTGCCGGCAAAAATGTAAACGATACGGATATCCGTATCAGCGACAAACCGGTTAATCCAATGCTCGTCGTGATGCGCTGGCTGCAGTATGCCGGACAGGCGATGCTGCTCGGGGCACTCTGTCTGACCCTGTTCCTGCTGCCGCAGCGTCTGCGCACCGGAGAGAATACAGGCTGGATGATGAGCGGCCGTTATCGCTGGTTTGTGATCGCAGGCAGTGTAATTGCTCTGGCGGCGCTGCTGATCCAGCTGCCGCTGCGGATTGCCTGGGATGCGGATATACCTTTATCTGGTACCGGTGCTGAAGTGATGACGACTCTGCAGGGCACCGTATTCGGTAAAGTATGGCTGCTGCAGATGATTTTCACATTGCTCGGAATTGCAGGTCTGCTGATCATGCAGCTGCGCAAATTATCCGCATCGGCTCGCAAAGTGACAGGTCTGGCAGCATTTGTACTGCTGATCGCAGCATTGCTGGCCAAAGCATTTGATGGTCATGCGTATGCAGAGCCCTATGCAGGCATCGCAGTTGCAGCTGATTTTATCCATCTGCTGTCGGCTCTGATCTGGAGTGGCGCGCTGCTGGCGCTGGCTTTGTTCCTGCCGAAAATTGCAGGACTGTATCAAGGAGAGGAACGCCGCAGCGTATACTGGAGCATCGTGCGCCGATTCTCCTGGTGGGCGATCGTATCGGTCGCTGCGCTGCTGGTCACCGGCATTTATGGCAGCCTGATTTATTTGCCGGAGCTGAATTCAATGTTCACCACAGCTTATGGATTGACACTGCTGGGTAAAATTCTCCTTTTCCTGATCATGGCAGCTTTTGCCGGCATGAATTATGTCAAAGGCCGCAAGCAGGAAGAGGAGCTGGGCAAGGATCTGATCTGGGAAGTATTGACCGGATTCGTTATTCTGGTGCTGGCAGCGATTCTGGTGCATCTGTCACCTATGGGTGGATCGCTGGTCAAGGTCAAGCCGGAACAGATTACCGCTCAGACCCTGCAGGTGGAAGGGTACGATGTGAGTCTCAAAGTAACGCCGCTGGAGATGGGCAGCAATGACTTTATCGTGACAGTCAAGGATGCCAAAGGACAACCGGTGGATGTAGAACAAATCGAGGTGACCATGACGCATATGGATATGGCTATGGCACCCGCCGAATTCACAATGAACAGCGCGGATGAACAAAATGGTGTCTATCAGAAGAAATCCATGATCAGCATGAACGGACGCTGGCAGATCGATATGCATATTCTGACCAAAAAACTGGATAGCATGGATGTGCAGTTTACGATCAAAGTAGGCTAAGACATAGTAAGGCTCGGCAGAACCTATTGTGCAATAGAATGTATATCACTTAGACAAAGGGGCTTATTCATTTATGAAATCCAAATCGATATTCACTCGTATGATTACACTTACTTCGGCTGCTGTGCTGGCCGGATTCGTAACGTTCGCAGGCGTAGCCAGTGCGCACGTTACCGTCAAACCCGCTGAATCCATGACTGGTGCGTGGGAGACGTACACGATCAAGGTACCTTCGGAAAAAGAAATTCCAACAACCAAGGTAACCCTGAAAGTACCGGAAAATCTTGCTTTCAAACAATATCAGCCGGTTCCGGGCTGGAAAACGACAACCGAGAAAAACGATGCCGGTGAAGTGACTGCTGTTACGTGGGAAGCGGAAAGCGGCGGTATAGAAGCTGGGCAATTCCAGCAGTTTGTCTTTGTAGGAGAAAATCCAGCCAAGGACAGCGAACTGAACTGGGATGCCTACCAATATTACAGTGACGGCAGCATCGTGGAGTGGACCGGAGATGAAGGCAGTGATACGCCTCATTCCATAACGGTGGTCAGCGCAGCAGGTGCCAATGGTGCAGCAGCAACAACGGATCATGGACATGATACGGCAGGTACAGCAGGCACTGGTACAACCGGTACGGATAAAGGGACTGCTGCTGATAACGCAGCAGC
It encodes the following:
- a CDS encoding helix-turn-helix transcriptional regulator; translated protein: MEQALHGFDRYDELQYGYQTDLLRILYYDLPENYNENYAAYESPKLCTVLEGQKNVRTHTTEDFFTHDRSEMLLLPAHSHIEIQIPVPTRALVFELSDQLIARLHPVVEEELGTSITIDNRTMLRCAVNHQSRDLQHTIQRIRRHLRLHDENRRFLIDLAAQELTYHLLHIQGAEQVLQLDRSDPVHQAIRDIHDHIDTIHHIRDLASHYRMSHTNFTSRFKKLTGLTPREYITNRKLEEACRLLRHHTVTEVAMSLQYDNISHFIGLFRKKYGITPKQYQLGLHLSAELQH
- a CDS encoding sensor histidine kinase gives rise to the protein MSYRWMKWTILFLPTVTIGLWEYVRHQLLMPYLSMEAGNWLSPVIVYIVSVTLLRRMFTMMEHTQSALDQERMAKGKLQERQLLAGELHDGVAQSLFLLGVKLDQARRRFDDPEVQKMLNDISRTVSEANHDVRQSIANLKYSPRQEDIGATSLEYRIGEMIPLAGVKAELDWQLDEGLLRPDEQAELLACIREALLNIHKHAGARHVTISGSEQDGEWQVTVQDDGKGYDERALNDPGTFGLRITAERAELRGWTFALRREEGWTRFILTGGSRHG
- a CDS encoding response regulator gives rise to the protein MDRVRVLIVDDHAHAREATRVILSEEPMFEVIGTAASGQEALEFTEKWMPDLILMDISMKGMDGLETTRLIKLRFPYVKIIMMTVSDDAAHLFEAIKQGAQGYLLKSLPPSTWLEYLRSVASDREGMSQEIAHRILQEFPFGKAQSDPAADTLTRREREILQWVSSGMTNREIATELVISEQTVKNHLKNILQKLQLENRVQLTRYALEQGLASDQRPRP
- a CDS encoding copper resistance CopC/CopD family protein, whose protein sequence is MSNRSIRSNELQNMPSAGHVPSAVGHYHCKESVSRPEAALSNKPTGQKGKAMLHSLLALLVLLMCVVFPQQSMAHSAVVESSPSQNEVLEQSPQQIKIRFNEDIQRAYYSIKLMDSSGKVIQPIEAQIDEKDGTVLKANVPMKLAGDIYNISWKAVSGDGHPVQGGIVFQVGDGAGKNVNDTDIRISDKPVNPMLVVMRWLQYAGQAMLLGALCLTLFLLPQRLRTGENTGWMMSGRYRWFVIAGSVIALAALLIQLPLRIAWDADIPLSGTGAEVMTTLQGTVFGKVWLLQMIFTLLGIAGLLIMQLRKLSASARKVTGLAAFVLLIAALLAKAFDGHAYAEPYAGIAVAADFIHLLSALIWSGALLALALFLPKIAGLYQGEERRSVYWSIVRRFSWWAIVSVAALLVTGIYGSLIYLPELNSMFTTAYGLTLLGKILLFLIMAAFAGMNYVKGRKQEEELGKDLIWEVLTGFVILVLAAILVHLSPMGGSLVKVKPEQITAQTLQVEGYDVSLKVTPLEMGSNDFIVTVKDAKGQPVDVEQIEVTMTHMDMAMAPAEFTMNSADEQNGVYQKKSMISMNGRWQIDMHILTKKLDSMDVQFTIKVG
- a CDS encoding YcnI family protein translates to MKSKSIFTRMITLTSAAVLAGFVTFAGVASAHVTVKPAESMTGAWETYTIKVPSEKEIPTTKVTLKVPENLAFKQYQPVPGWKTTTEKNDAGEVTAVTWEAESGGIEAGQFQQFVFVGENPAKDSELNWDAYQYYSDGSIVEWTGDEGSDTPHSITVVSAAGANGAAATTDHGHDTAGTAGTGTTGTDKGTAADNAAASTDTPAAGTTTAAAASAPANTGMQTATLVVAIVALIAAIGAWVTAARKRSK